Proteins encoded within one genomic window of Panacibacter microcysteis:
- a CDS encoding sialate O-acetylesterase, with amino-acid sequence MKKLSLLSVCFFSVISLYADVRMPKLFADHMVLQRNKPLPVWGWAAAGEKVTVLFNGQTKTARAGKDGKWSLQLDATPAGGPYTLTVKGKNTLTINDVLVGEVWICSGQSNMEWSVRNTTNAAEEMKTADLPMIHHFMVAKDVSAQPLQDIKAGEWKVCTPETVGDFTAVGFFFARELYNSLKIPVGLIHTSWGGTHSETWTSREAFENSAEFKSMIAGMPNLNLDSAAAIKNRAITKKIQALQPGFANPLKEDAFETNGYNDAQWPTMEIPGLWEQQGLDGVDGTIWFRRHVEVTAADAGKPATVSLGAIDDNDITYVNGIKVGATNAWNEKRTYNIAAGILKAGTNIIAVRIDDTGGGGGIYGDASDIKLTIDGKVLSLAGKWPYQVTALQQSGAGVGPNDYPTLLFNAMLKPLIPYAIEGAIWYQGESNAGRAYQYRTAFPLMITDWRKQWNSGDFPFYFVQLASYNSANGNSKNGSTWAELREAQTMTLSLPHTGMAVTTDIGESNDIHPRNKKDVGKRLAAIALHDVYGAQGEYMGPMYQGMEVQGNKIIASFTHTGGGLMAKDKYGYIKGFEIAGADQQFHYAKAMIQGDKVVVFADAVTSPVAVRFGWTDDAGEDNLFNKEGFPASPFRSDTWKGITEQNKFIIN; translated from the coding sequence ATGAAAAAACTATCGCTCCTTTCTGTGTGTTTTTTTTCCGTGATCTCGTTGTATGCAGATGTACGTATGCCAAAACTTTTTGCAGACCATATGGTCTTACAGCGTAACAAGCCTTTACCCGTATGGGGCTGGGCCGCAGCGGGGGAGAAGGTTACCGTATTATTCAACGGGCAAACAAAAACAGCCCGGGCTGGCAAAGATGGCAAATGGTCTCTGCAACTGGATGCTACACCTGCAGGCGGCCCTTATACACTCACGGTAAAAGGAAAAAATACCCTGACTATAAATGATGTATTGGTGGGTGAGGTATGGATCTGTAGCGGTCAGAGCAACATGGAGTGGTCTGTACGCAATACCACCAATGCTGCAGAGGAAATGAAAACAGCTGATTTGCCGATGATCCATCATTTCATGGTTGCCAAAGACGTAAGTGCGCAACCGTTACAGGATATTAAAGCCGGCGAATGGAAAGTTTGCACACCAGAGACCGTAGGTGATTTTACTGCGGTTGGCTTCTTCTTCGCCCGGGAATTGTACAATAGTCTAAAGATCCCGGTAGGGCTTATTCATACTTCGTGGGGTGGTACGCACTCAGAAACATGGACAAGCAGGGAAGCCTTTGAAAACAGCGCCGAATTTAAAAGTATGATTGCAGGCATGCCCAATCTCAACCTTGACTCTGCGGCAGCCATAAAGAACAGGGCCATTACCAAAAAGATACAGGCATTGCAACCAGGCTTTGCCAACCCGCTAAAAGAAGATGCTTTTGAAACAAATGGTTACAACGATGCACAATGGCCCACGATGGAAATTCCCGGCCTTTGGGAACAGCAGGGGCTGGATGGTGTAGATGGCACCATATGGTTTCGCAGGCATGTGGAAGTAACGGCGGCAGATGCGGGCAAACCAGCCACTGTAAGCCTCGGCGCAATTGACGATAATGACATTACCTATGTCAACGGTATCAAAGTTGGTGCTACCAATGCCTGGAATGAAAAACGCACCTACAATATTGCTGCAGGCATTCTAAAAGCCGGTACAAATATTATCGCGGTGCGCATAGATGATACCGGTGGCGGTGGTGGCATCTACGGAGATGCATCAGATATTAAACTTACCATAGATGGCAAGGTGTTGTCACTGGCTGGCAAGTGGCCATACCAGGTAACCGCCCTGCAACAAAGTGGCGCAGGCGTAGGCCCAAATGATTACCCTACACTGCTATTCAATGCCATGCTTAAGCCGCTGATACCTTACGCAATCGAAGGAGCTATCTGGTACCAGGGAGAATCCAATGCAGGCAGGGCATACCAATACCGCACCGCGTTTCCGCTCATGATCACAGACTGGCGCAAACAATGGAACAGCGGAGATTTTCCTTTCTACTTTGTGCAACTGGCCAGTTATAATTCGGCAAACGGCAACAGCAAAAACGGCAGCACCTGGGCAGAACTGAGAGAAGCACAAACGATGACTTTGTCTCTGCCACACACCGGCATGGCTGTTACAACAGACATCGGCGAATCGAATGACATACACCCCCGCAATAAAAAAGATGTAGGCAAAAGGCTTGCTGCTATTGCTTTGCACGATGTATATGGCGCACAGGGCGAGTACATGGGGCCAATGTACCAGGGTATGGAAGTGCAGGGCAATAAGATCATTGCATCTTTTACACACACAGGCGGCGGCTTAATGGCAAAAGATAAATACGGTTACATTAAAGGGTTTGAAATTGCCGGGGCAGATCAGCAGTTTCATTATGCCAAAGCAATGATACAGGGCGATAAAGTTGTGGTGTTTGCAGATGCGGTAACCAGCCCGGTGGCAGTGCGTTTCGGCTGGACGGATGATGCCGGTGAAGACAACCTTTTCAATAAAGAAGGGTTTCCCGCATCACCATTCAGGTCAGATACATGGAAGGGTATAACGGAGCAAAACAAGTTTATCATCAACTGA
- a CDS encoding phospho-sugar mutase translates to MDAAIQSKVDTWLNGNYDQATKDEIQRLQNQSPEELTESFYQSLEFGTGGLRGIMGVGTNRINKYTVGMATQGFANYLKKTYPDTEIRVAIAHDSRNNSRFFAETTANVFAANDIKVFLFEALRPTPELSFAIRHFKCNGGVVCTASHNPKEYNGYKAYWNDGGQLVPPHDKNVIREVEAITSVDDVKWSGGEANITIIGADVDAAYVEMVKGLSVYPDVIAAQHDLKIVYTPIHGTGIKLVPDVLKAFGFTNVTIVDEQSTPDGNFPTVVYPNPEESEAMSIGLKKAKEIDADILCGTDPDADRVGIAIKNHKGEWVLVNGNQTAVLAFSYMMEARKAKGIAQPNDMVVKTIVTTDMIYNVAKANDVACYDVLTGFKWIAELIKEKEGKENYVIGGEESFGMMIGDKVRDKDAVSAVALLCEMAAYEKSKGRSLYDKLIDLYVQYDLYLEHLISITKKGMRGQEEIAEMMQGFRNNPPTTINGAKVVHLLDYQLQVGKNLVTNEIWDITLPKSNVLQFLLEDGTKISARPSGTEPKIKFYFSVNTKLAGKDAYDETHAALMDRIKAVIEDMKLK, encoded by the coding sequence ATGGATGCTGCAATACAATCAAAAGTAGATACCTGGCTCAATGGCAATTATGATCAGGCCACAAAAGATGAAATACAGCGCTTGCAAAATCAAAGCCCGGAAGAACTTACAGAATCTTTCTACCAAAGCCTGGAGTTTGGCACAGGCGGCTTACGCGGTATCATGGGTGTGGGCACCAACCGCATCAACAAATACACTGTTGGTATGGCCACGCAGGGTTTTGCCAATTACCTCAAAAAAACTTACCCTGATACCGAAATACGTGTGGCCATTGCCCACGACAGCCGCAATAACAGCCGGTTTTTTGCAGAAACTACTGCCAACGTTTTTGCTGCTAATGATATTAAAGTTTTTCTCTTCGAGGCACTGAGACCAACGCCGGAACTAAGCTTTGCCATTCGTCATTTCAAATGCAATGGCGGCGTGGTATGTACGGCATCGCACAACCCCAAGGAGTATAATGGCTACAAAGCCTACTGGAATGATGGCGGGCAGCTTGTACCCCCGCACGATAAAAATGTGATTCGCGAAGTGGAGGCTATTACCAGCGTTGATGACGTAAAATGGAGTGGCGGTGAAGCCAACATTACCATCATAGGTGCTGATGTAGACGCTGCGTACGTGGAAATGGTGAAAGGCCTGAGTGTTTATCCTGATGTAATCGCTGCACAACACGATCTTAAAATTGTGTATACGCCTATACATGGAACCGGTATAAAACTGGTGCCGGATGTACTGAAAGCTTTTGGCTTTACCAATGTAACGATTGTTGATGAACAGAGCACACCGGACGGTAACTTTCCAACGGTTGTTTACCCCAACCCCGAAGAGAGTGAAGCCATGAGCATCGGTTTAAAGAAAGCAAAAGAAATAGATGCAGATATTCTTTGCGGTACAGATCCTGATGCAGACCGCGTGGGCATTGCCATCAAAAACCACAAAGGTGAGTGGGTGCTGGTAAATGGTAACCAGACAGCCGTGCTTGCTTTCAGTTATATGATGGAAGCCCGCAAGGCCAAAGGTATTGCGCAGCCTAATGATATGGTGGTTAAAACAATCGTAACAACAGACATGATCTACAACGTGGCCAAAGCCAATGATGTGGCTTGTTACGATGTACTCACCGGTTTTAAATGGATTGCAGAACTCATTAAAGAGAAAGAAGGCAAAGAGAATTATGTGATCGGTGGCGAGGAAAGCTTTGGTATGATGATCGGTGATAAAGTGCGTGATAAAGATGCGGTGTCTGCCGTGGCGCTGCTTTGCGAAATGGCTGCCTACGAAAAAAGCAAGGGTCGCTCATTGTACGATAAACTTATCGATCTCTATGTGCAATATGATCTTTACCTGGAGCACCTCATCAGCATTACCAAGAAGGGTATGCGTGGCCAGGAAGAGATTGCAGAAATGATGCAGGGCTTCCGTAATAACCCGCCCACAACCATCAACGGCGCCAAAGTGGTGCACCTGTTAGATTACCAGTTGCAGGTAGGCAAGAATCTTGTTACCAACGAAATCTGGGATATTACATTGCCAAAGAGCAACGTGTTACAGTTCCTGTTGGAAGATGGCACCAAAATCTCTGCACGGCCAAGCGGTACAGAACCAAAGATCAAATTCTATTTTAGTGTAAATACCAAACTTGCCGGTAAAGATGCCTACGACGAAACACATGCAGCCTTAATGGACAGGATCAAAGCGGTGATAGAAGACATGAAGCTGAAGTGA
- a CDS encoding Imm26 family immunity protein encodes MELNKRLRKAGFTISSGDIFEVPLKNGTKGYFQFLYKDDNYMAGHVIRAFDYFAKQDEHPMMENIVTYSIKFIAHTRVFEGLKDGLWSKLGNMPLEAGFQFPVFRQTNDTYALVKKSYNWFIWQYDPEKRTHIGELTDKYKHLPMSGILPSKAIVEWFETGWHGFKEPE; translated from the coding sequence ATGGAGTTAAATAAACGGTTAAGAAAAGCAGGATTTACCATATCATCAGGTGATATTTTTGAAGTGCCCTTAAAGAATGGGACTAAAGGATATTTCCAATTTTTATACAAAGATGACAACTACATGGCGGGGCATGTAATAAGAGCATTTGACTATTTTGCAAAACAGGATGAACACCCTATGATGGAAAATATAGTAACATATTCCATAAAATTTATTGCACATACAAGAGTATTTGAAGGGTTAAAAGATGGGCTATGGTCTAAATTAGGAAACATGCCACTGGAAGCTGGTTTTCAATTTCCTGTTTTCAGGCAAACAAATGATACTTATGCTTTGGTAAAGAAATCTTACAACTGGTTTATATGGCAATATGATCCTGAAAAAAGGACGCATATTGGAGAACTTACTGATAAATACAAACATTTGCCAATGAGCGGTATTTTGCCATCAAAGGCTATTGTAGAATGGTTTGAAACAGGTTGGCATGGATTCAAAGAACCAGAATGA
- a CDS encoding NucA/NucB deoxyribonuclease domain-containing protein encodes MISDSEITKNSYLYIYVSNKTPNISVYFDQLQVTHIRGPLLQEEAYYPYGLEMKGISAAAIDVNEGNTANQVKKKGLIDRHEVPYASTIEGGIKAMTFPAPASQNQLHGVALKLFYAANNFKGGKEFWVPFPSPKLPSPVPVGAPLFHPKKKENPLNPVMIPVVTGTATEAVLSLLAEWGWVIIL; translated from the coding sequence ATGATTTCAGACAGCGAAATTACTAAAAACAGCTACCTGTACATATATGTGAGCAATAAGACGCCTAACATCAGTGTTTATTTTGACCAGTTGCAGGTGACGCATATACGGGGACCGTTATTGCAGGAGGAAGCGTATTACCCGTATGGCTTGGAGATGAAAGGAATTAGTGCTGCTGCTATAGACGTAAATGAAGGAAATACTGCAAATCAAGTAAAGAAAAAAGGTTTGATAGATCGGCATGAAGTGCCGTATGCATCAACCATAGAAGGAGGGATTAAAGCAATGACATTTCCTGCTCCCGCATCCCAAAATCAGTTGCATGGGGTAGCCCTTAAATTATTTTATGCTGCTAATAACTTTAAGGGCGGAAAGGAATTTTGGGTGCCATTCCCTTCACCAAAACTACCTTCTCCGGTTCCTGTAGGGGCCCCCTTATTTCATCCCAAGAAAAAAGAAAATCCTTTGAACCCTGTTATGATTCCTGTTGTAACAGGAACAGCGACTGAAGCTGTGTTATCTTTACTTGCAGAGTGGGGCTGGGTTATCATTCTTTAA
- a CDS encoding DUF7674 family protein has product MINYYNIPDELKKQIPEFSFEEEEFTEMSTVVFSFFSGFIEENLTENNADVLERCAKFIDELCESENDKIGPLLDEIFLGVYNTSTHIHEKFFKLLSLLAKKRMELTISYWRRQENIQ; this is encoded by the coding sequence ATGATTAATTATTATAACATTCCTGATGAGCTTAAAAAACAAATTCCTGAATTTTCTTTTGAGGAAGAAGAATTTACAGAAATGTCTACCGTTGTATTTTCTTTTTTTTCAGGTTTTATAGAAGAAAATTTAACGGAAAATAATGCAGATGTTCTTGAACGATGTGCAAAATTTATTGATGAACTATGTGAAAGCGAAAATGATAAAATAGGCCCCCTACTGGATGAAATATTTCTTGGTGTTTATAATACTTCAACTCACATTCATGAAAAATTTTTCAAACTACTGTCACTATTAGCGAAAAAAAGGATGGAGCTTACTATTTCTTATTGGAGAAGGCAAGAAAATATACAATAA
- a CDS encoding DUF6443 domain-containing protein translates to MRFITIALFCFGFATSLHAQNIPNSETAPAAATYKKNLPAYNLKKANSYQRVYSALIPMQDTSLLNINAAITDVSVTTQYFDQMGRPLQTVAKKASPLGNDVVSAMVYDEFGRMPIQYLPFVVQSGNTTDGKFKASALTKDSTFYQSLFPNESVIYSETVMESSPLNRVTDQYAPGNSWGGAHNGINISVRSNTLADSVRLWQININNENDIPFTSSVYQAGVLAVQEIKDEHGKKAVVYTDEQGKKILTKTQLVGSPSSHHTGWLCTYYIYDELNHLRAVLSPKAVNSIDAEDLWNLTANSDVYDLLCYHYWYDNRGRLLMKHIPGKGDTYFAYDKLDRLVMTQDENLRLTNQWTFIKYDAQLRPCKTGLITTSLTKDQVQTNAAAATDYPTLTGTYTVLSETYFDDYSWTSATPLNSNLVTTNINSTNFITTYNTSPGYAQQIAKTDRIRGMVTGSKTMILGSGNYLYSLTLYDENGRAIQSKQTNYSGGADIATTQYDFSGKLLRSHLAHQKSSAGSETHTLLTKYNYYNGQRLQSIIKKIDNGADKTVSTLNYNELGQVKSKTLGNNLSVQDYTYNIRGWLNGINKAYVENGSGTNPYFGEVLHYDFGFTTDEYNGNIAGVKWKAAGDGIARAYGYTYDNTNRLTKADFTQQNGGASAWTKDKMDFSVFGITYDANGNITAMNQRGMKINTAVTIDSLGYTYLANSNQLAKVKDLISDTDPWGDFKDTSLTTNDYVYDVNGNLIRDNNKHIHGSGGGSGITYNFLDKPDNINVNGKGSIAYVYDAGGMLLQKTASDTKTGLKTITTYLAGFVYQRSIPIANNGGTDTLQYVLHEEGRIRNSMKMNYSTMAVTFSLEYDYFIKDHLGNIRTTLTEEQRTDAYPMATLESGNAPGENLYYLNLDATRTTVPGNYPVDNVYSNPNEKASLVRGNGNKIGASMILKVMAGDKFNLQANSWYVLGGNTPDAPVSPLSDIVSAIVNSVPGLSGGKITGSQLTSAVLNPSVSGFLTDRDASTVTTRPKAYLNWILFDEQMNPILTNDGKNSGFQQVVGSGVYKTHTITEREITKNGYLYIYVSNETPNISVYFDQLQVTHIRGPLLQEEAYYPFGLEMKGISAAAATTAANRYKFNAGTELEERLDVDYYETPFRRYDAQVGRFTGVDPLGELYFDLSPYLYGSNDPIFWNDPTGLAFAVPIENEPEPNPFGGMSMWAWIGFNTGHYEPFGGGSDYGGANNWECSFTGGDGGGGSSHGASGGWHIEFKVKVQKSLAELSQPKALYYDITGRDFEVFLPYGNEADGHTFIFEIDDDGYIDLNAGKLKPIESRLFSFGSLRALSKYRTAANMIKFVRNQRFFKSIRLRDFLAKYYRMDAKVGNGSSADALIHEAITGNLLSPTGHLQKVVDARIFFTKLLSSSVSKLSELEKQFVVRQIIEATRAIKIATGTGSNYGSISQELLNLISRFQ, encoded by the coding sequence ATGCGCTTTATTACCATAGCCCTTTTTTGTTTTGGGTTTGCAACCAGCCTGCACGCCCAAAATATACCCAACAGCGAAACCGCACCTGCAGCTGCAACTTACAAAAAGAACCTTCCTGCATATAACCTGAAAAAAGCAAACAGCTACCAACGTGTGTATAGTGCATTGATACCCATGCAGGATACTTCGCTGCTTAACATTAATGCGGCAATTACAGATGTAAGCGTTACAACTCAATATTTTGACCAAATGGGCAGGCCATTACAAACAGTGGCAAAAAAAGCATCTCCGTTGGGCAATGATGTGGTTTCTGCCATGGTCTATGACGAGTTCGGAAGAATGCCCATCCAATACCTGCCTTTTGTTGTACAATCCGGAAATACTACCGATGGCAAGTTTAAAGCAAGTGCTTTGACAAAAGATTCAACGTTTTACCAGTCATTGTTTCCTAATGAAAGCGTTATTTACAGCGAAACGGTAATGGAATCGTCTCCTTTGAACCGAGTGACAGACCAGTATGCGCCAGGAAACAGTTGGGGTGGTGCCCATAACGGTATTAACATTAGCGTACGATCTAACACTCTGGCGGATAGCGTAAGACTTTGGCAGATCAATATCAACAACGAAAATGATATACCATTTACCAGTTCAGTATACCAGGCAGGGGTTTTGGCTGTACAAGAGATAAAAGATGAGCATGGCAAAAAGGCCGTTGTTTACACAGACGAACAGGGTAAAAAAATACTGACCAAAACCCAACTTGTCGGTTCCCCATCGTCACACCATACAGGATGGCTATGCACCTACTACATCTATGATGAACTGAATCATCTTAGGGCCGTATTATCACCCAAAGCTGTTAATTCCATTGATGCAGAAGACTTATGGAACCTGACTGCAAACAGTGATGTGTACGATCTTCTATGTTACCACTATTGGTATGATAACCGCGGAAGACTGTTGATGAAACATATTCCTGGTAAAGGTGATACGTATTTTGCATATGATAAACTTGACAGGCTGGTAATGACGCAGGATGAAAACCTTCGCCTTACCAACCAATGGACATTTATAAAATACGATGCACAACTAAGACCCTGTAAAACAGGTTTGATTACCACAAGTCTTACAAAAGACCAGGTGCAAACCAATGCTGCAGCAGCGACAGATTACCCAACGCTTACGGGCACTTACACTGTATTATCGGAAACTTACTTTGATGATTATTCCTGGACAAGCGCCACTCCTTTAAATAGTAACCTGGTAACGACCAATATCAACAGCACCAATTTTATTACGACGTATAATACCAGTCCGGGCTATGCGCAGCAGATCGCGAAGACTGACAGAATAAGAGGTATGGTAACCGGTAGTAAAACCATGATACTGGGTTCGGGCAATTACTTATACTCTCTAACGCTCTATGATGAAAACGGAAGAGCGATCCAATCAAAGCAAACCAACTATAGCGGTGGTGCAGATATTGCAACTACACAGTATGATTTTTCAGGAAAATTGTTGAGATCACATCTTGCACACCAGAAGAGCAGCGCAGGCAGCGAAACGCATACTTTGCTTACAAAATATAATTATTATAACGGGCAGCGGCTGCAGAGCATAATTAAAAAAATAGATAACGGTGCTGATAAAACTGTAAGTACGCTTAATTACAATGAACTGGGGCAGGTAAAATCAAAAACACTTGGTAATAATTTATCGGTACAGGATTATACCTACAATATAAGGGGTTGGTTGAACGGTATAAACAAAGCTTACGTGGAAAACGGCTCGGGCACCAACCCTTATTTTGGGGAAGTACTCCACTATGACTTTGGATTTACCACAGACGAATATAATGGCAATATTGCGGGTGTAAAATGGAAGGCTGCCGGTGATGGTATAGCGAGAGCTTATGGCTATACCTACGATAACACCAACAGGCTAACAAAAGCAGATTTTACACAACAGAATGGAGGTGCCAGTGCCTGGACAAAAGACAAAATGGACTTTTCTGTTTTTGGTATTACCTATGACGCAAATGGCAATATAACAGCGATGAACCAACGTGGCATGAAGATCAATACAGCGGTAACGATTGACTCGCTGGGCTATACTTACCTTGCCAACAGTAATCAACTGGCGAAAGTGAAGGATCTGATTAGCGACACTGACCCATGGGGAGATTTTAAAGATACGAGCCTGACAACGAATGATTATGTGTATGATGTAAATGGCAATCTTATAAGAGATAACAACAAGCATATACATGGTTCAGGCGGAGGTAGTGGTATAACGTATAATTTTTTGGATAAACCCGATAACATCAATGTGAATGGCAAAGGAAGTATTGCATATGTATACGATGCCGGGGGCATGTTATTACAAAAGACAGCAAGTGATACAAAAACCGGTTTAAAAACAATTACAACATACCTTGCAGGATTTGTGTACCAGCGCAGTATACCAATAGCCAACAATGGTGGTACTGATACGTTACAATATGTGTTACATGAAGAAGGTCGTATCAGGAATTCGATGAAGATGAATTACAGCACCATGGCTGTAACATTCAGCCTGGAATATGATTACTTTATTAAAGATCACTTAGGGAACATCCGCACTACGCTTACAGAAGAGCAAAGAACAGATGCCTATCCGATGGCAACACTTGAATCAGGTAATGCGCCAGGTGAAAATTTATATTACCTGAACCTGGATGCTACAAGAACAACCGTACCTGGAAACTATCCGGTTGATAATGTTTACAGCAATCCTAATGAAAAGGCTTCGCTGGTAAGAGGAAATGGTAACAAGATCGGAGCTTCCATGATTTTAAAAGTAATGGCGGGTGATAAGTTTAACCTGCAAGCCAATAGCTGGTACGTATTGGGAGGTAATACACCGGATGCACCTGTTAGTCCATTAAGTGATATCGTTAGTGCTATTGTGAATAGTGTGCCCGGCCTGTCAGGCGGAAAAATAACCGGCAGCCAGTTAACCTCAGCGGTGTTGAATCCATCCGTATCAGGCTTTTTAACAGACAGGGATGCAAGTACAGTAACGACAAGACCAAAGGCCTACCTGAACTGGATCTTATTTGATGAGCAGATGAACCCAATTCTAACCAATGATGGTAAGAATAGTGGGTTTCAACAGGTGGTGGGTAGCGGGGTTTATAAAACCCACACGATTACTGAAAGGGAAATTACCAAAAACGGCTACTTATATATTTATGTAAGTAATGAGACGCCTAACATCAGTGTTTATTTTGACCAGTTGCAGGTGACACATATACGGGGACCGCTATTGCAGGAGGAAGCGTATTACCCGTTTGGGTTGGAGATGAAAGGTATTAGTGCCGCTGCGGCAACCACTGCTGCAAATAGGTATAAGTTTAATGCGGGGACGGAGTTAGAGGAAAGACTTGATGTAGATTATTATGAAACTCCATTTAGAAGGTATGATGCACAGGTGGGGAGGTTTACGGGGGTGGATCCGCTTGGAGAATTATATTTTGATTTAAGTCCGTACCTGTATGGGTCTAATGATCCCATATTTTGGAATGACCCTACCGGATTAGCATTTGCTGTACCAATTGAGAACGAGCCGGAACCAAATCCGTTTGGTGGTATGAGCATGTGGGCATGGATCGGATTTAATACAGGACACTATGAACCTTTTGGTGGCGGTAGTGATTACGGCGGGGCTAATAATTGGGAATGCAGTTTTACAGGTGGGGACGGCGGCGGGGGGAGTAGTCATGGTGCGTCCGGCGGTTGGCATATAGAGTTTAAAGTAAAAGTTCAAAAAAGCTTGGCTGAATTATCCCAGCCCAAAGCACTTTATTATGACATTACAGGCAGAGATTTTGAAGTGTTTCTTCCATATGGTAATGAGGCTGATGGTCATACATTTATTTTTGAAATTGATGATGATGGTTATATTGATTTAAATGCAGGAAAATTAAAGCCAATCGAAAGCAGGCTCTTTAGTTTTGGTAGTCTAAGAGCATTATCTAAATATCGTACAGCAGCGAACATGATTAAATTTGTTCGCAATCAACGATTTTTTAAGAGTATAAGATTAAGAGATTTTCTTGCAAAATATTATCGAATGGATGCAAAAGTTGGTAATGGGAGTTCTGCGGATGCTTTAATACATGAGGCTATAACAGGCAATTTACTAAGCCCAACCGGTCATTTACAAAAAGTCGTGGACGCAAGGATTTTTTTCACCAAGTTGCTTAGCTCAAGTGTTTCAAAATTGAGTGAACTGGAAAAACAATTTGTCGTTCGACAAATAATTGAGGCAACACGTGCAATTAAAATTGCTACCGGAACTGGCTCTAATTATGGTTCTATAAGCCAGGAATTGCTAAATTTAATTTCACGATTCCAATAG
- a CDS encoding glutathione peroxidase produces the protein MKIFYMLFGAMFFLSGISTYSFTDIDDNTVNMSSFIGKKVLIVNTASSGDSIQFAGLETLYNTYHDSLVIIAFPSNSFGNEPLENAAIKSLMTTKYDTHFILAGKTSVTGNDQLALFQWLTQDSLNNTLSTIIQADFYKFLVDENGELMGVFSNEVLPLDSNIIKAISIPVAPVKE, from the coding sequence ATGAAAATATTTTACATGCTTTTCGGAGCGATGTTTTTTCTTTCAGGAATATCAACGTACAGCTTTACTGATATAGATGATAATACGGTGAACATGTCTTCCTTCATTGGGAAAAAAGTATTGATCGTTAATACAGCCAGCAGCGGTGACAGTATCCAATTTGCCGGGTTAGAGACATTGTACAACACATACCATGACAGCCTGGTCATTATTGCTTTCCCCTCTAACAGTTTTGGCAACGAGCCGCTGGAAAATGCTGCGATCAAATCCCTGATGACAACAAAGTATGATACACATTTTATACTGGCGGGTAAAACTTCTGTAACTGGCAATGACCAGCTTGCATTGTTTCAATGGCTAACCCAGGACAGTTTAAACAACACTTTAAGCACAATAATCCAGGCAGATTTTTATAAATTCCTTGTGGACGAAAATGGGGAATTAATGGGTGTTTTCTCCAATGAAGTATTGCCGCTGGACAGCAATATAATAAAAGCGATCAGCATACCAGTTGCACCGGTTAAAGAATAA